From the Salvelinus namaycush isolate Seneca unplaced genomic scaffold, SaNama_1.0 Scaffold585, whole genome shotgun sequence genome, one window contains:
- the LOC120041944 gene encoding cholinesterase-like, with protein sequence MVTTHTHITLSLLLFHILPATTTQVDDLIDDVIVATDRGRVRGTRLPVPGGGYVRAFLGIPYGNPPVGELRFRPPQPADGWTGVLHATHYPNSCLQPQDALFPGFRGAEMWNPNTKMSEDCLYLNIWTPPPLFKTHPKRYKSSSPGSSLAPVMVCIYGGGFTTGTASLDLYDGQFLSQSEGVVVVSMNYRLGPLGFLSLPESEGVRGNAGMLDQRLALYWVANNIAAFGGDPSKVTLFGESAGSASVGLHLLSPGSHGLFNRAILQSGSPNTPWAVMTQQQAWNRSLSLGRLLGCPLAPLAVLEQCLQKAHPEDIIKQQYNVLSLPTLLALPFTPSVDQNFLPDMPEVLLRTGHFLKTEVLIGLNQDEGTYFLVYGAPGYDITSQSLISRENFLKGVDLVLPGFSDVARETAIFQYTDWTDENSGMKNRDLLGRMLGDRDFNCPVLEFAQRYTEHGGKAHLFLFDHHSSTNPWPAWMGVMHGYEIEFVFGMPLNRTLGYLEEEVVMSRRMMKYWANMARTGNPSIEEGDWTLFTVDQQEYITLNSSPPHTQKRLAAHQCQFWNNFLPKLQDVTVSVDELEQQWRNHFHRWMSYMLEWKNYYSDHSMSSPEGQKQQDCDQRPLEP encoded by the exons ATGGtgaccactcacacacacatcaccctgTCACTCCTGCTGTTCCACATTCTCCCGGCCACAACGACTCAGGTTGATGACCTCATCGATGACGTCATTGTTGCCACGGACCGTGGCAGAGTCCGGGGCACTCGGCTTCCCGTACCAGGTGGTGGATATGTCAGGGCATTCCTGGGAATTCCCTATGGGAACCCCCCCGTTGGGGAACTGCGTTTTCGCCCTCCTCAGCCTGCAGATGGGTGGACAGGGGTACTACACGCCACACACTACCCCAACTCCTGCCTCCAACCCCAGGATGCATTATTTCCTG GGTTCCGTGGAGCTGAGATGTGGAACCCCAACACCAAGATGAGTGAAGACTGTCTCTACCTCAACATATGGACTCCTCCCCCTTTGTTTAAGACACACCCTAAACGTTACAAGAGCTCCTCCCCTGGTTCCTCATTGGCTCCTGTCATGGTGTGTATATACGGAGGCGGGTTCACTACAGGCACCGCCTCCCTAGACCTGTATGACGGACAATTCCTTAGCCAATCAGAAGGTGTCGTGGTGGTGTCTATGAACTACAG GCTCGGCCCATTGGGTTTCCTGTCTCTTCCTGAGAGCGAGGGTGTCCGTGGTAACGCTGGAATGCTGGACCAGCGCTTGGCTCTGTACTGGGTAGCCAATAACATTGCTGCCTTCGGTGGCGACCCTTCAAAG GTGACGTTGTTTGGGGAAAGTGCTGGCTCTGCGTCTGTAggtctccatctcctctcccctggcAGCCATGGTCTGTTCAACAGGGCAATACTACAGAGTGGTTCTCCTAACACTCCATGGGCTGTCATGACTCAACAGCAGGCCTGGAACAGGTCCCTGTCCCTGGGTAGGCTGCTGGGTTGTCCCCTGGCACCTCTGGCTGTCTTGGAGCAGTGTCTACAGAAAGCCCATCCAGAGGATATAATCAAGCAACAGTACAacgtcctctctctccccacactccTAGCATTACCATTTACCCCCTCTGTCGACCAAAACTTCCTACCAGACATGCCAGAG GTTCTGCTCCGGACGGGACACTTCCTGAAGACAGAGGTGCTGATTGGTTTGAACCAAGATGAGGGGACCTACTTCCTGGTTTACGGGGCGCCAGGATATGACATCACTAGCCAGAGCCTGATCAGCAGGGAGAACTTCCTGAAAGGGGTGGACCTAGTGTTGCCGGGTTTCAGTGATGTCGCAAGGGAGACAGCCATCTTCCAGTACACTGATTGGACGGATGAGAATAGTGGGATGAAGAATCGTGATTTGCTTGGGCGAATGTTGGGAGACCGTGATTTTAACTGCCCTGTGCTGGAGTTTGCCCAGAG GTACACAGAACACGGGGGTAAGGCCCACCTCTTCCTGTTTGATCACCACTCCTCCACCAATCCCTGGCCAGCATGGATGGGCGTGATGCACGGCTATGAGATTGAGTTTGTCTTTGGAATGCCGCTGAACAGAACCCTGGGATACCTGGAGGAGGAAGTGGTCATGAGCAGGAGGATGATGAAGTACTGGGCAAACATGGCTAGGACCGG GAACCCAAGCATAGAGGAAGGGGATTGGACACTTTTCACCGTGGACCAACAGGAATATATCACCCTAAACTcatcccctccacacacacaaaagAGGCTTGCAGCTCATCAATGCCAGTTCTGGAACAACTTCCTCCCCAAACTGCAGGACGTCACTG TGAGCGTAGATGAGTTAGAACAGCAGTGGAGGAATCACTTCCATCGTTGGATGTCGTACATGTTGGAGTGGAAGAATTACTACTCTGACCACAGCATGAGCAGCCCAGAGGGTCAGAAGCAGCAGGACTGTGACCAGAGGCCCTTGGAGCCCTAG